The following proteins are co-located in the Rhea pennata isolate bPtePen1 chromosome 2, bPtePen1.pri, whole genome shotgun sequence genome:
- the TOP1MT gene encoding DNA topoisomerase I, mitochondrial, with protein sequence MLDHEYTTKEIFQNNFFNDWRKEMTPKERKIIKHLDKCNFKEIHKYFVDKSEARKALSKEEKQKLKEEADKIQEEYGYCILDGHREKIGNFKTEPPGLFRGRGDHPKMGMLKKRIMPEDVVINCSKDSKIPEPPAGHKWKEVRFDNTVTWLASWTENIQNTLKYIMLNPSSKLKGEKDWQKYEVARRLKDVVHKIRAQYQADWKSKEMKKRQRAVALYFIDKLALRAGNEKEEGETADTVGCCSLRVEHIKLHPELDGQEHVVEFDFLGKDSIRYYNKVSVEKPVFKNLQRFMKNKDPGDDLFDRLNTSILNRHLQYLMNGLTAKVFRTYNASITLQEQLKALTNSEDNVAGKLLSYNRANRAVAILCNHQRSTPKTFEKSMQILQTKIDTKKQQLEEAQLELKKAEDELKDKNDAKAEVNVQKKKKLLERLEEQLAKLEVQATDKEENKQIALGTSKLNYLDPRITIAWCKKFGVPIEKIYNKTQREKFAWAIDMADEDFEF encoded by the exons ATGTTAGATCATGAGTACACAACAAAGGAAATTTTCCAGAACAACTTTTTCAATGACTGGAGGAAG GAAATGACTCCAAAGGAGCGGAAGATAATTAAACACCTGGACAAGTGCAACTTCAAGGAGATCCACAAGTACTTTGTGGACAAAAGCGAGGCACGGAAAGCACTCTCAAAAGAGGAGAAGCAG AAGTTGAAAGAGGAGGCAGATAAGATCCAGGAGGAGTATGGGTACTGCATCCTCGATGGGCACCGAGAAAAAATAGGCAACTTCAAAACTGAGCCACCGGGGCTGTTTCGTGGCCGTGGTGATCATCCCAAAATGGGCATGCTGAAGAAAAGGATCATGCCTGAAGATGTGGTCATCAACTGCAGCAA GGACTCCAAGATCCCTGAGCCACCAGCAGGCCACAAGTGGAAGGAGGTGCGCTTCGACAACACGGTCACCTGGCTGGCCTCATGGACTGAAAACATCCAGAACACCTTGAAGTACATCATGCTGAACCCCAGCTCCAAGCTGAAG GGGGAGAAGGACTGGCAGAAGTACGAGGTAGCCCGGCGCTTAAAAGATGTTGTCCACAAAATACGTGCTCAGTACCAAGCCGACTGGAAGTCCAAGGAGATGAAAAAGCGGCAAAGAGCAGTGGCCCTCTATTTCATTGATAAG TTGGCCCTTCGAGCTGGCaatgagaaggaggaaggggagacGGCGGACACAGTTGGCTGCTGTTCTCTGCGCGTTGAGCACATCAAGCTGCACCCTGAGCTGGATGGGCAGGAGCATGTGGTGGAATTTGACTTCCTTGGGAAAGATTCGATCCGCTACTACAACAAAGTGTCAGTGGAGAAGCCG GTCTTCAAGAACCTGCAGCGTTTCATGAAAAACAAGGACCCAGGGGATGATCTCTTTGACAGGCTCAAT acATCAATCTTGAACAGACATCTCCAGTATTTGATGAACGGTTTGACTGCCAAGGTATTCAGGACCTACAATGCCTCCATCACCCTGCAGGAACAGCTCAAAGCACTCACTAACT CTGAAGACAATGTTGCAGGAAAGCTGCTCTCCTACAACCGAGCTAACCGAGCTGTGGCCATCCTGTGCAACCATCAGAGGTCCACACCAAAAACCTTTGAGAAGTCAATGCAAATCCTCCAGACTAAG ATTGATACTAAGaaacagcagctggaggaagccCAGCTAGAGCTGAAGAAAGCTGAAGATGAgctcaaagacaaaaatgatgCCAAAGCAGAGGT CAAtgtgcagaagaagaaaaagttattaGAAAGACTAGAAGAGCAGCTGGCGAAGCTGGAAGTCCAGGCCACAGATAAAGAGGAGAACAAGCAGATCGCTCTGGGCACGTCCAAGCTGAATTACCTGGACCCCAGGATTACCATAGCCTG GTGCAAGAAGTTTGGTGTGCCCATCGAGAAGATCTACAACAAGACGCAGAGGGAGAAGTTTGCCTGGGCGATTGACATGGCTGACGAAGACTTTGAATTCTGA